Proteins from a single region of Magnetococcales bacterium:
- a CDS encoding uroporphyrinogen decarboxylase: MNIPSEPRSLFLRACLGLDVPQTPVWLMRQAGRYLPEYREVRRQAGSFLALCKNPELATQVTLQPINRFGLDAAILFSDILVVPEAMGMELHFLDGEGPHLPHPLIRPGDLDRLREPDPGKDLGYVLAAIDLLVKHLPDPIPLIGFSGSPWTLATYMIEGGSSKKFARIKTMLYDDPRLLDQLLQRLVHAVTDYLNAQIDHGVKAVQIFDTWGGVLGPEAYRRFSLEPMARIIAGLKRHDATGAQVPVIVFSKGCGGYLEMIATSGCDVVGLDWTTPLDQARTRLGAKVALQGNLDPAVLNAAPQRIRMEVIKVLESMGNRNGHVFNLGHGMEPGIDPEKVPVLIAAVREESRRIRHRSEKTTN, from the coding sequence ATGAACATACCTTCCGAGCCGCGATCCTTGTTTTTACGCGCCTGTCTGGGCCTTGATGTCCCCCAGACGCCTGTCTGGCTGATGCGCCAGGCGGGACGTTACCTGCCCGAATATCGAGAAGTCCGGCGCCAGGCGGGAAGTTTCCTGGCTCTGTGCAAAAACCCCGAACTGGCGACACAGGTGACCTTGCAACCCATCAACCGTTTCGGTCTCGACGCCGCCATCCTGTTTTCCGATATTCTCGTCGTCCCGGAAGCGATGGGAATGGAACTGCATTTTCTTGACGGTGAAGGTCCCCATCTGCCCCATCCCCTGATCCGGCCTGGCGATCTTGATCGTTTGCGCGAGCCCGATCCCGGGAAGGATCTGGGTTATGTTCTGGCGGCCATCGATCTGCTCGTGAAACACCTCCCCGATCCCATCCCCCTGATCGGTTTTTCCGGCTCGCCATGGACCTTGGCGACCTACATGATCGAAGGGGGATCGAGCAAAAAATTTGCCCGGATCAAAACCATGCTTTATGACGACCCCCGACTGCTCGACCAACTGCTGCAACGTTTGGTTCACGCCGTCACCGACTATCTTAACGCGCAGATCGACCACGGTGTCAAAGCGGTCCAGATTTTCGATACCTGGGGCGGAGTCTTGGGACCCGAAGCCTATCGTCGTTTTTCCCTGGAACCGATGGCCCGTATCATTGCCGGTCTCAAACGACACGATGCCACGGGCGCCCAGGTCCCGGTCATCGTCTTTTCCAAAGGTTGCGGTGGCTATCTTGAGATGATCGCCACCTCCGGATGCGACGTGGTCGGATTGGATTGGACAACGCCCCTGGACCAGGCCCGGACCCGTCTGGGAGCCAAAGTCGCACTTCAGGGAAATCTTGACCCGGCGGTCCTCAACGCAGCCCCCCAAAGGATCCGGATGGAGGTCATCAAGGTCCTTGAATCAATGGGAAACCGCAACGGCCATGTCTTCAATCTGGGCCATGGGATGGAACCCGGCATCGATCCGGAAAAGGTTCCCGTCCTGATCGCCGCCGTCCGTGAAGAAAGCCGCCGCATCCGCCATCGGTCGGAAAAAACGACGAATTGA
- a CDS encoding response regulator transcription factor, protein MLSLARILIIDDDENIRAYLRAILEGEDGHELQEARDGDEGIHLYRKYRFDLVITDILMPVKDGVELIMEMTESFADARIIAMSGGGRGLDATFNLDMARDFGALRVMSKPFSPEEVRKAVSELLPAP, encoded by the coding sequence ATCCTTTCATTGGCTCGAATACTGATCATAGACGATGATGAGAACATTCGTGCCTATCTGCGCGCCATTCTTGAGGGGGAGGACGGACACGAACTTCAAGAGGCCCGCGATGGGGACGAGGGGATTCACTTGTACCGCAAATACCGCTTTGATCTGGTGATCACCGACATCCTCATGCCGGTCAAGGATGGGGTCGAGTTGATCATGGAGATGACGGAAAGTTTTGCCGACGCCCGGATCATTGCCATGTCGGGAGGAGGGCGGGGTCTGGATGCCACCTTCAATCTGGACATGGCCAGGGATTTCGGCGCTCTGAGGGTCATGAGCAAGCCGTTTTCGCCGGAAGAGGTCCGCAAGGCGGTCTCCGAACTTTTGCCGGCTCCATAA
- a CDS encoding peptidase M14, which yields MLTIRDHFPAPLLSTPAHDLHKFLPGPTLCHLPGINPRPLFVSVLLHGNETTGFVAIQNLLSRHSGRPLPRALSILIGNVAAARDRRRHLEGQPDFNRIWCGEGGAEFIMAGEVLSDMVRREVFAAIDIHNNSAANPEYAMVARLAPCNLALGRMFSDKLVFFLQPQSSLTSAFADHCPAVTIECGLPDNPQGVERSVRFLDRLLRLESIPADPGPLENLDLFQIVAMLKVPGERPFGFDPNHQQDLCFLLDPPRQNFQRLPEGTVFALDPLGPGPILEVVDRSGADVAHRFFRMEGSRLITTRPFVPAMLTLDQRIIRQDCLGYILERVRHFPIDAPEIVDRRKRQEE from the coding sequence ATGCTCACCATTCGCGATCATTTTCCCGCACCCCTTCTCTCCACCCCTGCCCACGACCTCCACAAGTTTCTGCCGGGACCGACACTCTGTCACCTCCCTGGAATCAACCCGCGCCCCTTGTTCGTTTCGGTTCTGTTGCACGGTAACGAAACGACGGGGTTCGTCGCCATCCAGAATCTTCTTTCACGCCATTCCGGGCGCCCTCTGCCACGCGCCCTTTCCATTTTGATCGGCAATGTCGCGGCGGCCAGGGACAGGCGGCGGCATCTGGAGGGCCAACCGGACTTCAACCGCATCTGGTGTGGCGAGGGGGGCGCGGAATTCATCATGGCCGGGGAGGTTCTGAGTGACATGGTTCGCCGGGAGGTGTTCGCCGCCATCGACATTCACAACAACTCCGCCGCCAATCCCGAATATGCCATGGTTGCCCGTCTGGCCCCCTGTAATCTTGCCCTGGGACGCATGTTCAGTGACAAACTTGTTTTTTTTCTTCAGCCCCAGTCCTCCCTGACCTCCGCCTTCGCCGACCATTGCCCCGCCGTCACCATCGAATGCGGCCTTCCCGACAATCCCCAGGGGGTGGAACGGAGCGTCCGTTTCCTCGATCGACTGCTTCGTCTGGAATCCATCCCCGCCGACCCCGGTCCCCTGGAAAACCTTGACCTGTTCCAGATTGTCGCCATGCTCAAGGTTCCCGGAGAACGCCCCTTCGGGTTTGACCCGAATCATCAACAGGATTTATGTTTCCTGCTTGATCCGCCGCGGCAGAATTTTCAACGGTTACCGGAGGGCACGGTCTTTGCCCTGGACCCCTTGGGACCTGGCCCCATTCTGGAGGTGGTCGATCGGAGCGGCGCCGACGTGGCACATCGTTTTTTCCGCATGGAGGGGTCGAGACTCATCACGACACGCCCGTTCGTCCCCGCCATGCTGACGTTGGACCAGCGCATCATCCGACAGGATTGCCTGGGCTATATCCTGGAACGGGTGCGGCACTTTCCCATCGATGCCCCCGAAATCGTGGACCGGAGAAAACGCCAGGAAGAGTGA
- the secF gene encoding protein translocase subunit SecF has product MELISSKIHLDFIRWRWAAFLVSGLMIVASAISLMLQGINPGIDFAGGTLVQVRFVQPPQLHEIRATMTRLGLGDVVIQEFGAREEIIIRVEKQSDDGGKSSQLAEQIVKSLEPLAGQGNVELRRVEFVGPQVGSELAEQGALAMVYSMVAILIYVAWRFELRFSYGAILALIHDTFVAVGLLSLLRIEFTLVIVAAILTLVGYSINDTIVVYDRIREEMKRRKKQELAEVINIAINQTLSRTIITSGTVLLVLVALFFFGGEVIHDFSLTLLFGIIVGTYSSIFVASPIVLLFEKKGMKGGSTSVKAKEAVS; this is encoded by the coding sequence ATGGAACTGATCTCATCGAAAATCCATCTTGACTTCATTCGCTGGCGCTGGGCCGCTTTTCTCGTCTCGGGCCTGATGATCGTTGCCAGCGCCATTTCCTTGATGTTGCAGGGAATCAATCCAGGGATCGACTTTGCCGGCGGCACCCTGGTCCAGGTGCGCTTCGTGCAACCGCCCCAACTCCACGAAATCCGTGCCACCATGACCCGACTTGGCCTGGGTGATGTCGTCATCCAGGAATTCGGCGCCCGCGAGGAAATCATCATCCGCGTCGAAAAACAATCCGATGACGGAGGGAAGTCGAGCCAACTTGCCGAGCAGATCGTCAAAAGCCTGGAACCCCTGGCGGGCCAGGGGAATGTCGAACTGCGGCGGGTCGAGTTCGTCGGACCCCAGGTCGGCAGCGAACTGGCGGAACAGGGGGCGCTGGCCATGGTGTATTCCATGGTGGCCATTCTTATCTATGTCGCCTGGCGATTTGAGCTGCGATTTTCCTACGGGGCCATTCTTGCCTTGATTCACGATACCTTCGTAGCCGTCGGCCTTCTTTCTCTGCTACGCATCGAATTCACTTTGGTGATCGTCGCCGCCATCCTGACGTTGGTCGGGTATTCCATCAACGACACGATCGTGGTATATGATCGGATCCGGGAGGAAATGAAACGTCGCAAGAAACAGGAACTGGCGGAGGTGATCAATATTGCCATCAATCAGACCCTCTCACGGACCATCATCACCTCGGGGACCGTTCTGCTGGTGCTTGTGGCCTTGTTTTTCTTCGGTGGCGAGGTGATCCACGATTTTTCTCTGACTCTTCTTTTCGGCATCATCGTCGGGACCTATTCATCCATTTTTGTGGCGAGTCCGATTGTGTTGTTGTTCGAGAAAAAAGGAATGAAGGGGGGCTCCACTTCGGTCAAGGCAAAGGAAGCGGTTTCATGA
- a CDS encoding TAXI family TRAP transporter solute-binding subunit, with the protein MRIFRMGAVAALVLLSSCSSGEENKNTGEGTIIDRIRVGSGGLEGKLHRAGTSICQTLAKEKETATIPCETLVSDGSTHNLLALQEGKIELGLARADVVYRAWHGQPPFQKGFSNLRVLFSLHQEVVTLIIPRDAAISTFRGIEGKKIHVGVAEPDNERVVLDVLKSCNLSTSDLTLVDDGKLTQLSSGMKNHAVQAYFSLASHPDEALTRLSLEHSLAILPLTEPCIEKMVDERSYYDKSEVPGELYRGVKAPVPSFGIRLLVLTTIDVSEKAAYRIVKGIFDHIEELRQSNPLFHRLSPKVMLPQFSVPYHNGALRYFSEKGWFQPEGK; encoded by the coding sequence ATGAGAATCTTCCGTATGGGGGCAGTGGCGGCTTTGGTATTGCTTTCTTCCTGTTCTTCGGGGGAGGAGAACAAAAATACCGGGGAGGGAACCATCATCGATCGAATCCGCGTGGGGTCGGGGGGGCTGGAAGGAAAGTTGCACCGGGCAGGAACTTCGATTTGCCAAACCCTTGCCAAAGAAAAGGAGACGGCGACGATTCCTTGCGAAACGTTGGTCAGCGACGGTTCGACCCATAATCTCCTGGCGTTGCAGGAGGGAAAGATTGAACTTGGTCTGGCCCGGGCCGATGTCGTGTATCGGGCATGGCACGGTCAGCCTCCCTTCCAGAAAGGATTTTCCAATCTCAGGGTTTTGTTTTCGTTGCATCAGGAGGTCGTAACCCTGATCATCCCCAGGGATGCCGCCATTTCCACCTTTCGCGGCATCGAGGGAAAGAAGATCCATGTCGGCGTTGCCGAACCGGATAATGAACGGGTGGTGCTTGACGTTCTCAAATCATGCAACCTGTCCACTTCCGACCTGACACTTGTCGATGACGGAAAATTGACCCAGTTGTCGAGCGGGATGAAAAATCATGCCGTTCAGGCCTATTTTTCCCTGGCCAGCCATCCCGATGAGGCATTGACCCGGCTTTCCCTGGAACATTCCCTGGCGATTCTTCCCCTGACCGAACCCTGCATCGAAAAAATGGTGGACGAGCGGTCCTATTATGATAAAAGTGAAGTCCCCGGAGAACTCTACCGGGGGGTCAAGGCTCCGGTTCCCTCGTTCGGAATCCGACTCCTGGTCCTGACGACCATCGATGTTTCCGAAAAGGCGGCCTATCGGATTGTCAAGGGGATCTTCGATCATATCGAAGAGCTGCGTCAATCCAATCCGCTTTTCCACCGACTCTCTCCCAAGGTGATGTTGCCCCAGTTCAGTGTTCCCTACCACAACGGTGCATTAAGATATTTCTCCGAGAAGGGATGGTTTCAACCCGAGGGAAAATGA
- a CDS encoding glutamate--cysteine ligase, which yields MNSETKASRFNPFDFFLFGSRLSRETDLLATWFAERRFLHDQGWGGFELEAWLVDAGGNPAPRNQAFLERLGDYPLVPELSLFNVEFNTEERPLRGDALRRMHDSLATTWTTCDRIAMEMEMGLMMIGILPTVSFEDLTFRNMTPISRYMALNEQVIRMHGDTPFEINISGREHLRLEHHDILVEAATTSFQIHLQVNQEEAVRMYNAALIASAPMVAIAANAPFLFGKSLWDETRIPVFEQSVPLGRDRALSGPLPRVDFGHNYVRDSLLELFLENQQSFPPLLPITANDRPEHMHHVRMHNSTIWRWNRPLVGFDSQGRPHLRLEHRVTSAGPTVMDCMANAALFYGLVHALSELETPPERVIPFFEAQTGFYLAARHGLEASILWLQGNRVSLRELLYRDLLPLARRGLDRAGLDAADRDEFLGIIEGRLRTGQNGAAWQRAFVERHGKDMGALTLAYLERQRAMTPVHGWTL from the coding sequence ATGAACAGTGAAACAAAGGCGAGCCGTTTCAATCCCTTCGACTTTTTTCTCTTCGGTTCGCGACTGTCTCGGGAAACGGATCTGTTGGCGACCTGGTTTGCCGAGCGTCGGTTTCTGCACGATCAGGGTTGGGGCGGATTCGAACTGGAAGCGTGGCTCGTGGATGCGGGCGGGAATCCGGCGCCGCGCAATCAGGCGTTTCTGGAACGGCTGGGCGACTATCCCCTGGTTCCGGAGCTGTCGCTGTTCAATGTGGAGTTCAATACCGAGGAACGCCCCCTCAGGGGCGATGCCCTGCGCCGGATGCACGATTCCCTGGCAACGACCTGGACCACCTGTGATCGGATCGCCATGGAGATGGAGATGGGACTCATGATGATCGGCATCCTCCCCACCGTCTCCTTCGAGGACCTCACCTTTCGCAACATGACCCCGATCAGCCGTTACATGGCCCTGAACGAACAGGTGATCCGGATGCATGGCGACACCCCGTTCGAGATCAACATTTCCGGACGGGAACATCTGCGGCTGGAACATCACGACATCCTGGTCGAGGCGGCGACCACATCGTTTCAGATTCATTTGCAGGTCAACCAGGAAGAGGCGGTGCGCATGTACAATGCCGCCCTGATCGCCTCGGCCCCCATGGTGGCCATCGCCGCCAACGCCCCCTTTCTGTTTGGCAAGTCGCTCTGGGACGAGACCCGTATTCCGGTCTTCGAGCAATCGGTTCCCCTGGGCCGCGACCGTGCCCTGAGCGGCCCCCTGCCCCGGGTCGATTTCGGCCACAACTATGTCCGCGATTCGTTGCTGGAATTGTTCCTGGAAAACCAGCAATCCTTTCCGCCGCTGCTCCCGATCACCGCCAACGATCGCCCGGAGCACATGCATCATGTCCGCATGCACAACAGCACCATCTGGCGTTGGAATCGACCTCTGGTCGGATTCGATTCCCAGGGACGTCCCCATCTGCGTCTGGAACACCGGGTCACCTCCGCCGGCCCCACCGTCATGGATTGCATGGCCAACGCCGCCTTGTTCTACGGTCTGGTCCATGCCCTGTCGGAGCTTGAAACGCCGCCGGAGCGGGTCATTCCCTTCTTCGAAGCCCAGACAGGCTTCTATCTTGCGGCACGGCATGGGCTGGAGGCCTCCATCCTCTGGCTTCAGGGAAATCGCGTTTCACTGCGGGAGTTGCTCTATCGGGACCTCCTGCCCCTGGCCCGAAGGGGATTGGATCGCGCCGGTCTCGACGCCGCCGATCGTGATGAATTTCTGGGAATCATCGAGGGCCGCTTGCGCACGGGACAGAATGGGGCGGCATGGCAACGCGCCTTCGTGGAACGGCACGGCAAGGACATGGGGGCCCTTACCCTGGCCTATCTCGAACGTCAGCGCGCCATGACGCCGGTACATGGATGGACCCTCTGA
- a CDS encoding DUF262 domain-containing protein: MGKSLLLQTTATFLDLMGNGKIYRVPPYQRDYSWNEEQWEDLWNDIIEMHGNLDVNHYMGALVLEGISDREFRIIDGQQRLATLSLLALAVLDRLQTLVKEGIEPEQNRERSIGLRGRFIGEKDPASLVESSKLFLNETDNGFYQDYLVQGRRPANIRRLPHSNRLLWEGFLFFSSRLAREESMQGNGLALAQLLNETVARQLQFIWISVDNELNAYTVFETLNARGLELSATDLLKNYLFSRIKAKADLESLQRRWHDMMGVSGQEKFPEFLRYHLLCDIPKVRKQRLFKLVRDRVGTPAEVFGLMDSLEHRAELFSAVFDPQHEYWLERPECRPEIEELRLFRAQQMTPLVFAAWEKCSRENFKSILRMISIITFRFTIVSGLNSNELEPVYHKAAKFILDGGRGTPEAVFVHLRSVYVADGTFQQNFSTLSLPTKGKQKLAKYILAKLETDRSGMACDYQTDPGTIEHILPENPLEVWGEMFDESSWDEARYRLGNMTLLESKANRLIGNSDYLEKLKAFKQSRYALSREVAELAPVEWTPALLEKRQQAMARRAVQIWRLSCAH, translated from the coding sequence ATGGGGAAATCGCTTCTGCTCCAGACAACGGCAACCTTTCTCGATCTCATGGGGAACGGAAAGATTTATCGTGTCCCCCCGTATCAACGGGATTATTCCTGGAACGAGGAGCAATGGGAAGATTTATGGAATGACATCATCGAGATGCATGGAAATCTGGATGTCAATCATTATATGGGGGCGCTGGTCCTGGAGGGGATCTCCGACCGTGAGTTCCGGATTATCGATGGTCAACAACGTTTGGCGACATTGAGTCTGTTGGCCCTGGCAGTGCTTGATCGATTGCAGACCCTGGTAAAGGAAGGGATCGAACCCGAACAGAACCGGGAACGTTCTATTGGGCTGCGCGGTCGCTTCATTGGCGAAAAAGATCCCGCTTCCCTGGTCGAAAGCAGCAAGCTGTTCCTGAATGAGACCGACAACGGTTTTTATCAGGACTACCTGGTTCAGGGACGAAGACCAGCCAACATTCGCCGTTTGCCCCATTCCAACCGTTTGTTATGGGAAGGTTTTCTCTTTTTTTCGTCAAGGCTTGCGCGGGAAGAGTCCATGCAGGGGAATGGTTTGGCCCTGGCGCAACTGCTCAATGAAACGGTGGCGCGCCAGCTTCAGTTCATTTGGATATCGGTGGACAATGAGTTGAACGCCTATACCGTCTTTGAAACATTGAATGCCCGCGGTCTTGAACTTTCCGCAACCGATTTGCTTAAAAATTATCTGTTTTCGCGAATAAAAGCCAAGGCCGATCTGGAATCCCTGCAAAGGCGGTGGCATGACATGATGGGTGTTTCAGGTCAGGAAAAGTTTCCGGAATTTCTTCGTTATCATCTGCTCTGTGACATTCCCAAGGTCAGGAAACAGCGTCTGTTCAAGTTGGTACGGGATCGGGTCGGGACGCCCGCAGAGGTGTTTGGCCTGATGGACAGCCTTGAACACCGGGCGGAATTGTTTTCCGCGGTCTTCGATCCGCAGCATGAGTATTGGTTGGAACGCCCCGAATGCCGACCGGAAATCGAGGAGTTGCGTTTGTTCCGGGCGCAACAGATGACGCCTTTGGTATTTGCCGCATGGGAAAAGTGTAGCCGTGAAAATTTTAAATCCATTCTGAGGATGATCTCGATAATAACATTCCGTTTTACGATTGTCAGCGGTTTGAATTCCAACGAACTGGAGCCTGTCTACCATAAAGCGGCAAAATTTATTCTTGATGGGGGTCGGGGAACGCCAGAGGCGGTGTTTGTTCATTTACGTTCGGTGTATGTAGCGGACGGCACGTTTCAACAAAATTTTTCCACGTTGTCCCTTCCGACGAAAGGAAAACAAAAATTGGCCAAATATATTTTGGCCAAACTGGAAACCGATCGTTCGGGAATGGCGTGTGACTATCAAACGGATCCGGGAACCATCGAGCATATTCTTCCCGAGAACCCCCTGGAGGTCTGGGGGGAGATGTTTGATGAATCATCATGGGATGAGGCGCGGTATCGTCTGGGCAACATGACGCTGTTGGAGTCGAAGGCGAACCGGCTGATTGGCAATTCGGATTATTTGGAAAAATTGAAGGCTTTTAAACAGAGTCGGTACGCCCTGAGTCGTGAGGTGGCGGAGCTGGCTCCTGTGGAGTGGACCCCGGCCCTGTTGGAAAAACGACAACAGGCGATGGCCCGAAGGGCGGTGCAAATCTGGAGGCTTTCCTGCGCGCATTGA